In Opitutus sp. ER46, one DNA window encodes the following:
- a CDS encoding oligogalacturonate lyase family protein yields MSDTHAFEVLHGGADHPTQLLYFTTPSVTADGRTLVVVREDAGNPNLWALDLASRQIRPLTNNRDGVLKSYVYFRGAPNRGLGKASVSLDPMRGRVFYLQGDDLMRVDLADGKARAIARVPAGQVTAFTHLSADGCRICLPTTDARALEDDVPAPQRGENFVAGKRNEVITDKPAYDIDERVRREGLSSWLRVFDTETGAQLACERVPQAWITHVQFSPVNPDWILYNHEWPSDCGIRRLWLWDGRTHRRLREEGAGRSRADWACHEMWEADGRGIIYHGKYADGRAFIGRVSPAGGDNVEIALPARYQRYGHFTAGTQHTDWLVSDGYWHPEGAPENGLWGGEWITRLQVDWAARHITWTPLTRHHSAWDCQDSHPHPVYGPGDRTVYFTTNVGGGRSVARCSVPQ; encoded by the coding sequence ATGAGCGACACCCATGCTTTCGAGGTTCTTCACGGCGGTGCGGACCACCCCACCCAGCTGCTTTATTTCACAACGCCCAGCGTGACGGCCGATGGCCGGACGCTGGTGGTCGTACGCGAGGACGCCGGCAATCCAAACCTCTGGGCCCTCGACTTGGCATCGCGGCAGATTCGGCCGCTCACAAACAACCGCGATGGCGTGCTGAAGTCGTACGTCTATTTCCGCGGCGCGCCGAACCGCGGCCTCGGCAAGGCCAGTGTGAGTCTCGATCCCATGCGCGGCCGCGTGTTCTACCTGCAGGGCGACGACCTGATGCGCGTCGACCTCGCCGACGGCAAAGCACGAGCGATCGCGCGCGTGCCGGCGGGGCAGGTCACGGCCTTCACCCACCTCAGCGCCGATGGATGCCGGATCTGCCTGCCCACCACGGACGCACGGGCTTTGGAGGACGACGTGCCGGCGCCACAGCGCGGCGAGAACTTCGTGGCGGGAAAACGCAACGAGGTGATCACCGACAAGCCCGCGTACGACATCGACGAGCGCGTGCGGCGCGAAGGGCTGAGCTCGTGGCTACGCGTGTTCGACACCGAAACCGGCGCGCAGCTCGCCTGCGAGCGCGTGCCGCAGGCGTGGATCACCCACGTGCAGTTCTCGCCGGTGAACCCCGACTGGATTCTCTACAACCACGAGTGGCCGTCGGATTGCGGCATTCGCCGTCTCTGGCTGTGGGATGGCCGCACCCATCGCCGGCTGCGCGAAGAGGGCGCCGGCCGCAGCCGCGCCGACTGGGCCTGCCATGAGATGTGGGAAGCCGACGGTCGCGGCATCATCTACCACGGCAAGTATGCCGATGGCCGCGCCTTCATCGGCCGCGTCTCCCCGGCCGGCGGCGACAATGTGGAGATCGCGCTGCCCGCGCGGTATCAGCGTTACGGACACTTCACCGCCGGCACCCAGCATACCGACTGGCTGGTGTCCGACGGCTACTGGCATCCGGAAGGCGCGCCGGAGAACGGGCTTTGGGGCGGCGAATGGATTACTCGCCTGCAGGTCGATTGGGCCGCGCGTCACATTACGTGGACCCCGCTAACGCGACACCACTCGGCGTGGGATTGCCAGGACAGCCACCCGCACCCCGTGTACGGCCCGGGAGATAGAACGGTTTACTTCACGACCAATGTTGGCGGAGGCCGCAGCGTCGCCCGCTGCTCCGTCCCCCAGTAA
- a CDS encoding energy transducer TonB has translation MRQDFVIGLALSAVIHGTVFLEGKLFPNRPPAPVVRERPTLTVIDMPPLEPEEPEIVETTSDAVAPAEFAPPMQVDVPQVVTDTSFVQRIQPPPPENVQPNASLVKIPEHRDNTAWHKLQIFDPSSLDQQPVPRVRTPPQYPFEQRRQGVTGEVLVEFIVDTQGNVLGAFAVRSSQREFESAAVQAVSKWKFKPGRRAGSAVNTRMQIPIVFNLDDA, from the coding sequence ATGCGCCAGGATTTCGTCATCGGCCTCGCCCTCTCCGCTGTCATCCACGGCACCGTCTTCCTCGAGGGGAAACTCTTCCCCAACCGGCCGCCGGCCCCCGTCGTGCGCGAGCGCCCCACACTCACGGTCATCGACATGCCACCGCTCGAGCCGGAGGAGCCCGAGATCGTCGAGACCACGAGCGATGCCGTCGCGCCCGCCGAGTTCGCGCCGCCCATGCAGGTCGACGTCCCGCAGGTGGTCACTGACACGTCATTCGTCCAGCGCATCCAGCCGCCTCCGCCGGAAAACGTGCAGCCCAACGCGTCACTGGTGAAGATTCCCGAGCACCGCGACAACACCGCATGGCACAAACTGCAGATCTTCGATCCCTCCAGCCTCGACCAGCAGCCCGTCCCGCGGGTGCGCACGCCTCCGCAGTATCCGTTTGAACAGCGCCGCCAGGGCGTCACGGGCGAGGTCCTCGTCGAGTTCATCGTCGACACCCAGGGCAATGTCCTTGGCGCCTTCGCCGTCCGCTCCTCCCAGCGCGAGTTCGAATCCGCCGCCGTCCAGGCCGTAAGCAAGTGGAAGTTCAAACCCGGCCGCCGCGCCGGCAGTGCCGTCAACACCCGCATGCAGATACCGATCGTGTTCAACCTCGACGACGCCTGA